From Oligoflexia bacterium, the proteins below share one genomic window:
- a CDS encoding CAP domain-containing protein, giving the protein MNRLSYAFIIFGVSLFLIHCSKTSYDYPSYAITETEQLNIDDFILLANQHRQNAGCNENLIWDHSVHVVAQLHSLDMQQNSYFSHKGLNGDQFWDRLANYNVFYTAAAENIAINSMQASDVLQAWIDSPGHRANLENCIYTHHGVGLASPGVWTHVFIRR; this is encoded by the coding sequence TTGAATCGTTTGAGCTATGCTTTTATAATTTTTGGCGTCAGCCTGTTTTTGATTCACTGTTCAAAAACATCTTATGATTATCCAAGTTATGCCATTACGGAAACAGAACAGCTCAATATAGATGACTTTATTCTATTAGCAAATCAACACCGACAAAATGCAGGCTGTAATGAAAATTTAATTTGGGATCATAGTGTGCATGTTGTAGCCCAGTTGCACAGCTTGGATATGCAACAAAATTCTTATTTCTCTCATAAAGGTTTAAATGGAGATCAATTTTGGGATAGATTGGCCAATTACAATGTTTTTTATACTGCCGCAGCAGAAAATATTGCTATAAACTCTATGCAAGCCAGTGACGTTTTACAAGCATGGATTGATAGTCCAGGTCATAGAGCAAATTTAGAAAACTGTATTTATACACACCATGGTGTAGGTCTTGCATCTCCAGGTGTTTGGACCCATGTATTTATCAGACGTTAA
- a CDS encoding aldehyde dehydrogenase family protein yields the protein MLEYTDSEQCNNQYGKTLICKNIIFGEDVTSDSSFDSRNPSDLRDRVAKVYQANDDIIKNAVDAANQQKKLWKNTPAPVRAQVIGKLGELLTEHKETLSYLVTREIGKTLKEAKGEVQEAIDTCHFFQSEGRRLYGQTVPSEMRNKELFTYRRPYGVVAIITPSNFPIAVASWKFIPALLSGNTVVWKTPPEAPCIAYLVAKLCAMAGLPNGVLNVIHGDGKIGQKLLDYVDAGRIDKVSFTGSTRVGKIVGEVCGRNLQTPSLELGGKNPLIVMEDANLDLALEGALWASFGTAGQRCTSAGNIIVHQAIEKEFTQRFLEKVKQIHIGNPLLDKNVLYGPMIEEHYLSHFLEHFDLAKENNGPTLAYGQGRITDDQKPNGFKADAQLGFYVWPSVWTNVKIKHWIAQNEVFGPTVGILSVKDIHEAIDVANGTAYGLSSAIYTNNRMYAYQFKNEIEAGMSSINNSTTGAEAHLPFGGRKSSGNGTRESGIWVIDAYTEWHAVNDEMSGKLQLAQMDTEDLAQMKHSELDLNSIMP from the coding sequence ATGTTAGAATATACAGACTCAGAACAGTGTAACAATCAATATGGGAAGACACTAATTTGTAAAAATATTATCTTTGGTGAAGATGTGACCAGTGATTCTAGCTTTGACTCACGCAATCCATCTGATTTAAGAGATAGAGTTGCCAAGGTTTACCAAGCCAATGATGATATCATCAAAAACGCTGTGGATGCAGCTAATCAACAAAAAAAGCTCTGGAAAAACACTCCTGCGCCTGTAAGAGCACAAGTGATTGGAAAGTTGGGCGAGCTACTAACAGAACATAAAGAAACATTATCTTATTTGGTAACACGCGAAATCGGGAAAACTTTAAAAGAAGCTAAAGGTGAAGTGCAAGAAGCCATTGATACCTGTCATTTTTTTCAAAGTGAAGGCAGACGTTTGTATGGACAAACGGTTCCTTCTGAGATGAGAAATAAAGAACTGTTTACTTATAGACGTCCATATGGTGTTGTTGCGATTATCACGCCTTCAAACTTTCCAATAGCAGTAGCCTCATGGAAGTTTATTCCTGCTCTTTTATCTGGGAATACGGTTGTTTGGAAAACCCCTCCTGAGGCACCTTGTATTGCCTATTTAGTTGCAAAACTATGTGCGATGGCTGGACTGCCCAACGGTGTGCTTAATGTTATCCATGGCGATGGAAAAATAGGCCAAAAACTATTGGACTATGTTGATGCGGGTAGAATTGATAAAGTTTCTTTTACTGGTTCAACACGCGTAGGAAAAATTGTTGGTGAGGTTTGCGGCCGTAATTTGCAAACTCCTTCTTTGGAACTTGGTGGGAAAAATCCACTCATTGTTATGGAAGATGCCAACCTTGATTTAGCGCTTGAAGGTGCTTTATGGGCTTCTTTTGGAACTGCAGGGCAACGCTGCACATCAGCAGGCAATATTATTGTTCATCAAGCTATTGAAAAAGAGTTTACTCAACGCTTTCTTGAAAAAGTTAAACAAATTCATATTGGTAATCCGCTTTTAGATAAAAATGTTTTGTATGGCCCTATGATTGAAGAACATTATTTAAGTCATTTTCTTGAGCACTTTGATTTGGCAAAAGAAAACAATGGCCCTACTTTGGCTTATGGCCAAGGAAGAATTACGGATGACCAAAAACCAAATGGCTTTAAAGCTGATGCTCAACTAGGTTTCTATGTTTGGCCAAGTGTCTGGACAAATGTAAAAATTAAGCACTGGATTGCACAAAATGAAGTTTTTGGTCCCACAGTTGGAATTTTATCAGTAAAAGATATTCATGAAGCTATTGATGTGGCAAATGGAACAGCTTATGGCCTATCTTCAGCTATTTATACCAACAATAGAATGTATGCTTATCAGTTTAAAAATGAAATTGAAGCGGGAATGAGTTCAATTAATAACTCAACCACCGGCGCTGAAGCGCACTTGCCTTTTGGAGGAAGAAAATCTTCTGGTAATGGTACACGCGAATCGGGGATTTGGGTGATTGATGCCTATACAGAGTGGCATGCCGTTAATGATGAAATGTCAGGTAAATTGCAGTTGGCACAAATGGATACAGAAGATTTGGCACAAATGAAACATTCTGAACTAGATTTAAATTCTATTATGCCTTAA
- the lat gene encoding L-lysine 6-transaminase has translation MLKEIFTQAESKLKIDPNNVHKTLGRYILADGLPIVFDQANSHGAYIRDAKTNKDYLDLFSFFASQPIGFNHPKLNTKAFKEKLGEIAIHRPSLSDIYTQDFAAAIETFDKIANHQKAFKHFFFIEGGTLGVENALKVAFDWKVRKNQAKGISGEVGSKVIHFKKAFHGRSGYTLSLTNTHDPKKYMNFPKFTDWPRITPPAIIFPINEDNIQTCIKNEQQALNEIKQALNQYPNDIAALIIEPIQGEGGDNHFRDEFFIALRKLADEHEFMLIFDEVQTGLGLTGKMWCFEHYSIKPDIIAFGKKAQVAGCAVSSRVDEVKDNVFELSSRINSTWGSNLVDLMRMQRMLEIIDEDHLLDNVNSMGQYFMTQLQDFVDASPYLSNLRGRGLMIAFDFKDTEQRDAFRKHVFSQGAIMLGCGEKSVRLRCHLDFTQQNADHALQILKKAHDML, from the coding sequence ATGTTAAAAGAAATTTTCACTCAAGCTGAATCTAAACTTAAAATAGATCCCAACAATGTTCATAAAACCTTAGGTCGTTATATTTTAGCCGATGGTTTGCCAATCGTCTTTGATCAAGCCAACAGCCATGGTGCTTACATACGTGATGCTAAAACAAATAAAGATTATTTGGATTTATTTTCGTTTTTTGCTTCACAACCCATTGGATTTAATCACCCAAAACTCAACACCAAAGCTTTCAAAGAAAAACTAGGTGAGATTGCTATTCACAGACCGTCTTTATCAGATATTTATACTCAAGATTTTGCTGCAGCTATAGAAACATTTGATAAAATTGCCAACCATCAAAAAGCCTTTAAGCACTTCTTTTTTATTGAAGGCGGTACCCTAGGTGTAGAAAATGCATTAAAAGTTGCTTTTGACTGGAAGGTTAGAAAAAATCAAGCCAAGGGTATTTCTGGAGAAGTTGGTAGTAAAGTTATTCATTTCAAAAAAGCTTTTCATGGTCGTTCAGGCTATACTTTGTCATTAACCAACACCCATGACCCCAAAAAATACATGAATTTTCCAAAATTTACTGATTGGCCAAGAATTACTCCTCCTGCAATCATTTTTCCTATAAATGAAGATAATATTCAAACCTGTATAAAAAATGAACAACAAGCACTAAATGAGATTAAACAAGCATTAAATCAATACCCAAATGATATTGCAGCCTTAATTATTGAACCGATTCAAGGTGAAGGTGGAGATAATCACTTTAGAGACGAATTTTTTATTGCGTTAAGGAAGCTCGCCGATGAACATGAGTTTATGTTGATTTTTGACGAAGTACAAACGGGCTTAGGGTTAACCGGTAAAATGTGGTGCTTTGAGCATTACTCAATAAAACCTGATATCATTGCATTTGGGAAAAAAGCTCAAGTTGCCGGTTGTGCTGTTTCATCACGGGTTGATGAAGTCAAAGACAATGTATTTGAGCTGTCCAGTAGGATTAATTCTACTTGGGGTAGTAATTTGGTGGACTTGATGCGCATGCAAAGAATGTTAGAAATCATTGATGAAGATCATTTATTGGATAATGTAAATAGCATGGGCCAATATTTTATGACCCAGTTGCAGGATTTTGTTGATGCTAGTCCATACTTAAGTAATTTAAGAGGCAGAGGATTAATGATTGCTTTTGACTTTAAAGACACTGAACAAAGAGATGCCTTTAGAAAGCATGTTTTTAGCCAAGGTGCTATTATGCTTGGTTGTGGGGAAAAAAGTGTGCGTTTGCGCTGCCATTTAGACTTCACTCAGCAAAATGCTGATCATGCCTTACAGATATTAAAAAAAGCTCACGATATGCTGTGA
- the ligA gene encoding NAD-dependent DNA ligase LigA, with protein sequence MPPSKLIREQYEKLKSTLHEHDYAYYVLDDPKISDYKYDQLYQELLDLEEKYPDLKTPDSPSLRVGGEPLEQFKKITRIEKMMSLDNTYSKDELSDFHQRLIDQLGLEKNAVIEYVCEPKIDGLAIECIYENGIFSMGSTRGDGWIGEDVSQNLKTLASIPLQLREPLKNTKLTVRGEVYIDKGDFINLNQQRLKQEESPFKNPRNAAAGSLRLLDAKITAKRPLKAIFYNLMSDQAALIASTHAQNLEKLKQLGFPSHKDYSVCKSIDELFLAVDVWKEKKNTLPYEIDGLVIKVNQLKLQQDAGFTAKYPKWAIAYKYESEQAYTQILDVRFQVGRTGVLTPVADLQSVELGGTTVSKASLHNFEEIERKDIRMHDFVWIEKAGEIIPKVMQVDFEARTKQVKKIIFPKNCPVCGHRVGKLFEEDVAVRCLNGFNCPAQLKESVRYFCSRQAFNIENIGPSLIDQLIKNKLISNPSDLFALKIDDLKSLERMGEKSAKNVMEAIALAKKNISYAKVLTALGIPLMGNVVAKLIAKETQSLKNFWENYVLANKLDELENIHGVGPKVIQSIQNFFQQKYAKTMLLNLLEHGVNPKEIQTARVTQNSKLKDKVFCISGTLSISRDQMKEKIEAFGGKVSSSISGKTNYLLAGEKVGQNKLLAAKKHGTQIISEKTINEMFHA encoded by the coding sequence ATGCCACCATCAAAACTTATTCGGGAACAATACGAAAAACTAAAATCTACATTGCATGAACACGATTATGCTTATTACGTTTTGGATGATCCAAAAATATCTGATTATAAGTATGATCAATTATACCAAGAGTTGCTTGATTTAGAAGAGAAATATCCTGATTTGAAAACGCCTGATTCTCCAAGCTTAAGGGTAGGAGGAGAACCTTTAGAACAGTTTAAAAAAATTACACGAATAGAAAAAATGATGTCATTGGATAATACTTATTCCAAAGATGAACTTTCTGATTTTCATCAACGTTTGATTGATCAATTGGGTTTAGAAAAAAATGCAGTAATTGAATATGTATGTGAACCTAAAATTGATGGTTTGGCCATAGAATGCATCTATGAAAATGGTATTTTTAGCATGGGCTCAACAAGAGGTGATGGCTGGATTGGAGAAGATGTTAGTCAAAATCTTAAAACGCTAGCCTCAATTCCTTTGCAACTTAGAGAACCCTTAAAAAACACTAAATTAACTGTAAGGGGAGAAGTTTATATTGATAAAGGTGATTTTATAAATTTAAATCAACAACGTCTTAAGCAAGAAGAAAGCCCATTTAAAAACCCACGTAATGCTGCTGCGGGCTCTTTACGCTTACTAGATGCAAAGATTACTGCTAAAAGACCTTTAAAAGCTATTTTTTATAATCTCATGAGCGATCAAGCTGCGCTTATTGCTTCAACACATGCTCAAAATTTAGAAAAATTAAAGCAACTGGGTTTTCCTAGTCATAAAGATTATAGTGTTTGCAAGAGTATTGATGAATTATTTTTGGCTGTCGATGTATGGAAAGAAAAAAAGAACACACTGCCTTATGAAATAGATGGTTTAGTTATTAAAGTCAATCAACTAAAGCTTCAACAAGATGCTGGTTTTACAGCTAAATATCCCAAGTGGGCTATTGCCTACAAATATGAAAGTGAACAAGCTTACACACAAATTTTAGATGTGAGGTTTCAGGTTGGACGTACTGGAGTATTAACCCCAGTAGCAGATTTACAAAGTGTAGAATTAGGAGGAACAACGGTATCAAAAGCAAGTTTGCATAATTTTGAAGAAATAGAGCGTAAAGATATTCGTATGCATGATTTTGTTTGGATAGAAAAAGCAGGTGAAATTATCCCAAAAGTTATGCAAGTTGACTTTGAAGCTAGAACAAAACAAGTTAAAAAAATTATTTTCCCAAAAAACTGTCCTGTTTGTGGCCATAGAGTAGGTAAACTATTTGAAGAAGATGTTGCTGTTCGTTGTTTAAATGGCTTTAACTGCCCAGCACAACTTAAAGAGTCTGTGCGTTATTTTTGTTCAAGACAGGCCTTTAATATTGAAAATATTGGACCATCCTTGATTGATCAATTGATTAAAAATAAACTTATTTCTAATCCAAGTGATTTGTTTGCCTTAAAAATAGATGATTTAAAAAGCTTGGAACGTATGGGAGAAAAATCAGCAAAAAATGTTATGGAAGCAATTGCGCTTGCTAAAAAAAATATAAGCTATGCAAAAGTGTTAACCGCATTGGGTATACCTCTTATGGGTAACGTTGTTGCTAAACTGATAGCAAAAGAAACCCAAAGTTTAAAAAATTTTTGGGAAAATTATGTGTTGGCAAATAAGTTGGATGAATTAGAAAATATTCATGGTGTGGGACCAAAAGTTATTCAATCTATTCAAAATTTCTTTCAACAAAAATATGCAAAAACAATGTTACTTAATTTACTTGAGCATGGTGTTAATCCAAAAGAAATTCAAACTGCCCGAGTAACCCAAAATTCAAAACTTAAAGATAAAGTTTTTTGTATATCAGGAACACTCAGTATTTCCCGTGATCAAATGAAAGAAAAAATAGAAGCTTTTGGTGGTAAAGTGAGTTCAAGTATTAGCGGTAAAACAAATTATCTTTTAGCAGGTGAGAAGGTTGGGCAGAATAAGCTGCTGGCAGCAAAAAAACATGGTACTCAAATCATTAGTGAAAAAACCATAAATGAGATGTTTCATGCTTAG
- a CDS encoding thioredoxin fold domain-containing protein — protein sequence MFNFVSQYELYKKIKPAIRTIAAGLFFFSVYVYLLPQVSVFINSKKKYEIAKQTNQVQWHYEKEPAFTQAAIEKKPMIIEFFADWCLPCRQMEINTFSDKHVQETINQNYIALKVDASKSTSFSNDMMSTYRINAFPSIILFDQKQNKQKKLTGYIDAYQLKNALEFFLKD from the coding sequence ATGTTTAATTTTGTAAGTCAATACGAGCTGTATAAAAAAATAAAGCCCGCGATCAGAACAATAGCCGCAGGATTATTTTTTTTCTCAGTTTACGTATATTTGCTTCCTCAGGTTTCTGTTTTTATCAACAGTAAAAAAAAATATGAAATTGCAAAACAAACTAATCAGGTTCAATGGCACTATGAAAAAGAGCCTGCATTTACTCAAGCAGCAATAGAAAAAAAACCAATGATCATAGAGTTTTTTGCTGATTGGTGCTTACCCTGTCGGCAAATGGAAATTAACACGTTTTCCGATAAACACGTTCAAGAGACCATTAATCAGAACTATATTGCATTAAAGGTAGATGCAAGTAAATCCACTTCATTCTCAAATGACATGATGAGTACTTATAGGATCAACGCTTTTCCTAGTATTATTTTATTTGATCAAAAACAAAATAAACAAAAAAAACTGACGGGTTATATTGATGCCTATCAATTAAAAAATGCCCTTGAATTTTTCTTAAAAGATTAG
- a CDS encoding integration host factor subunit alpha produces MAFTKATIVEEICEKIGLPKKDATDVVEFLFDTMKNCLIDGESLKISGFGSFLVRNKKARLGRNPQTGEAMEISARRVVTFKTSQVLRDILDDEEPSDQPYGYDEFADEDE; encoded by the coding sequence ATGGCCTTTACGAAAGCAACAATTGTAGAAGAAATTTGTGAAAAAATTGGGTTACCCAAAAAAGATGCAACAGATGTTGTTGAATTTTTATTTGATACCATGAAGAATTGTTTAATTGATGGTGAGTCATTGAAAATTTCTGGTTTTGGATCATTTTTAGTTCGTAATAAAAAGGCCAGACTTGGTAGGAATCCTCAAACGGGTGAAGCAATGGAAATTTCTGCAAGGCGTGTTGTTACATTTAAAACCAGCCAAGTTTTAAGAGATATTCTTGATGATGAAGAACCATCGGATCAACCTTATGGTTATGATGAGTTTGCTGATGAAGATGAATAA
- a CDS encoding GNAT family N-acetyltransferase produces MLLLETKRLLLRPYTEEDWSSVHAYAKLKDFAQYDIWGPNTEEDSKKFVYDCIEKSKQFNAYEHEFAIILKEKQMLIGGCSLRKVCQNSQVANFGYAVNPDYQKQGIATEAAQALLKYSFETLKVLLVFALCHTENKASSKVMEKCNMYKAGIVKNYFKLKTGPADAFRYEISQDQYINMNVNT; encoded by the coding sequence ATGCTCTTGTTAGAAACAAAACGATTATTATTAAGACCCTACACAGAAGAAGATTGGTCCAGTGTTCATGCTTATGCAAAATTAAAAGATTTTGCACAATATGATATATGGGGACCCAATACCGAAGAGGATTCTAAAAAATTTGTTTATGACTGTATTGAAAAAAGTAAACAATTTAATGCCTATGAGCATGAGTTTGCAATCATTTTAAAAGAAAAACAGATGTTGATAGGCGGGTGTTCATTACGAAAAGTATGTCAAAACAGCCAAGTGGCCAACTTTGGTTATGCGGTTAATCCTGACTATCAAAAGCAAGGTATTGCAACAGAGGCTGCTCAAGCTCTATTAAAGTACAGTTTTGAAACACTTAAGGTCCTTCTTGTTTTTGCCTTATGTCACACAGAAAATAAAGCTTCTTCTAAAGTTATGGAAAAGTGCAATATGTATAAAGCTGGAATTGTAAAAAATTACTTTAAATTAAAAACTGGTCCAGCTGATGCCTTTCGTTATGAGATCAGTCAAGATCAATACATTAATATGAACGTTAATACTTAA
- a CDS encoding glycosyltransferase, with translation MFCVAFVIPCFNERDWIGSTLASLQASMKYTVLQKNQVHVVLVVNQPKHASKDDLKNNQDTLDYLYIFKEHSNFTVHILHEEQALLHGVGQARKIGMDYACHHILNNGPKSYVVSLDADTCIDANYIHQLQQLPAQQVWTSYFEHPTLQLNHTEEDYKIRSYELYLRYLAQGLKYANSKFSYIPIGSAFGLSKQLYLKSGGMVEKDATEDFHYLNKLRKISPIAYLPQLKVKPAPRKSNRVYLGTGFFLAQKNQTVWLPKLKAFTELKCLLNQIQCFWHTQSLSMQDHLNDKQLELVKKLEIKLNKQLQNCKSEQSFTKRIPQSFDALEQIRFLKLSFHQESKSLNEKLLNHACKLMDIENYGLKQVLNFYRKLKY, from the coding sequence ATGTTTTGTGTTGCCTTTGTCATACCATGTTTCAATGAAAGAGATTGGATAGGAAGTACCCTAGCCAGTCTACAAGCCAGTATGAAATATACTGTTTTACAAAAAAATCAAGTGCACGTAGTGCTTGTGGTCAATCAACCAAAACATGCCAGTAAAGACGATTTAAAAAACAATCAAGATACCCTAGATTATCTGTATATTTTTAAGGAACACTCCAATTTTACAGTGCATATCTTACATGAAGAGCAGGCCTTGCTACACGGTGTAGGACAAGCCAGAAAAATAGGCATGGACTATGCCTGCCATCATATCTTAAACAATGGTCCCAAGTCTTATGTTGTTTCTTTAGATGCTGATACATGCATTGATGCGAATTATATCCATCAATTACAACAACTGCCGGCACAACAAGTTTGGACCAGTTATTTTGAACACCCTACTTTACAGTTAAACCATACAGAAGAAGATTATAAAATAAGATCTTATGAATTGTATTTACGCTACTTAGCCCAAGGCTTAAAGTATGCCAATTCAAAGTTTAGCTACATACCCATTGGGAGCGCTTTTGGTTTGAGCAAACAGCTTTATTTAAAATCCGGTGGAATGGTAGAAAAAGATGCTACAGAAGATTTTCATTACCTGAATAAATTAAGAAAAATAAGTCCTATTGCGTATTTACCACAGTTAAAAGTTAAACCCGCTCCAAGAAAATCGAATCGAGTTTATTTGGGAACGGGTTTTTTTCTTGCACAAAAAAATCAAACTGTTTGGTTGCCAAAACTGAAAGCTTTTACTGAGCTTAAATGCCTTCTAAATCAAATTCAATGTTTTTGGCACACTCAAAGTTTATCTATGCAAGACCATTTAAATGATAAACAGTTAGAACTTGTTAAAAAACTAGAAATAAAACTGAATAAACAATTACAAAACTGCAAAAGTGAACAATCATTTACCAAAAGAATCCCGCAAAGTTTTGATGCCTTAGAACAAATTCGTTTTTTAAAGTTATCTTTTCACCAAGAGAGTAAAAGTTTAAATGAGAAACTGTTAAACCATGCATGTAAACTTATGGATATTGAAAATTATGGCTTAAAACAGGTCTTAAATTTTTACCGTAAACTTAAGTATTAA
- the miaE gene encoding tRNA isopentenyl-2-thiomethyl-A-37 hydroxylase MiaE: protein MTKATQNIKKTSSHPSAKTVDVSAIEALIQGIPLKHHTSQQWVEAVLNDFPLFLADHASNERKAASIAMELVVRYPDKLSLVAVAVQIAQDEIEHFALVFEKMRELGYPLRPDEKCRYARYMHRRSAEGGQERLLDHLMINSMIETRGMERFGLLAIHHPDPQWQNFFKRLSLGEKGHAQVYITEAKKIFKHDLVDQAYEKWLTIEAEASTNYPETYKLFT, encoded by the coding sequence ATGACAAAGGCAACACAAAACATTAAAAAAACTTCTTCCCATCCATCCGCAAAAACAGTGGATGTTTCTGCGATTGAAGCTCTTATACAAGGAATTCCATTAAAACACCACACCTCACAGCAATGGGTAGAGGCAGTATTGAATGATTTTCCTTTATTTTTAGCAGATCATGCTTCTAATGAACGTAAAGCTGCTTCGATTGCTATGGAGTTGGTGGTGCGTTACCCAGATAAATTAAGTTTGGTTGCAGTTGCAGTGCAAATAGCACAAGATGAAATTGAACACTTTGCTTTGGTGTTTGAAAAAATGCGCGAGTTAGGCTACCCCTTACGACCAGATGAAAAGTGTAGATACGCAAGATACATGCATAGGCGTTCAGCTGAAGGTGGCCAAGAACGCTTATTGGATCATTTAATGATAAACAGCATGATCGAAACCCGAGGCATGGAGCGTTTTGGTTTGTTAGCCATTCATCATCCTGATCCACAATGGCAAAATTTTTTTAAACGACTTTCCTTAGGTGAAAAAGGCCATGCGCAAGTGTACATTACAGAAGCTAAAAAAATCTTTAAGCATGACTTGGTCGACCAGGCTTATGAGAAATGGTTAACAATTGAAGCTGAGGCCAGCACAAATTATCCTGAAACTTATAAGTTATTCACATAA